One stretch of Thermoproteota archaeon DNA includes these proteins:
- a CDS encoding pentapeptide repeat-containing protein produces the protein MLKKIFFVILIVTALIVVSILIDSKDNSYEITYNPTLDSIPEKCSSLYDNDGDRIPEVLILQPNVDLSFCLLDNKNLSNMDLNNGKFVSINLAGSNLSNSNFSNSDFSGLNPYGLKLISGITGPNLKGVEFKKEDIFRTNLIETNFSHSNLSNANLSYANLTKSDLSYADLSNSVIFYSDLHNVNLTGAIIVDTDFSGSDLVNIDFKDVDLKNGNFFGVTFSEVNFKNANLQKVNFSNAYLVNLDFSNANLSNADLSGADLSGAILSNSDLSDTNLIGAYFRGTNLENVIVSPQTKTDYCFNSDFFNRVLCKIYRIIEK, from the coding sequence TTGTTAAAAAAAATCTTCTTTGTGATTCTCATAGTCACAGCATTGATCGTAGTATCTATTCTTATAGATTCTAAAGACAATTCATATGAAATTACATATAATCCAACTTTAGATTCAATTCCAGAGAAATGTAGCTCACTGTATGATAATGATGGTGATAGAATTCCTGAGGTTTTAATTCTTCAGCCAAATGTAGATCTATCATTTTGTTTATTGGATAATAAGAATTTATCAAATATGGATCTAAACAACGGAAAATTTGTAAGCATTAATCTTGCAGGGTCAAATTTATCTAATTCAAATTTTAGCAACTCAGATTTTTCAGGATTAAATCCATATGGATTAAAATTAATTTCAGGGATTACTGGGCCAAATTTAAAAGGTGTTGAATTTAAAAAAGAGGATATCTTTAGAACAAATTTAATTGAAACAAATTTTAGTCATAGTAATCTTTCAAATGCAAACTTATCTTATGCTAATTTAACTAAATCTGATCTTTCATATGCTGATTTGAGTAATTCAGTTATTTTTTATTCTGATTTACATAATGTGAATTTAACAGGTGCAATTATTGTTGACACTGATTTTTCTGGATCAGATTTAGTAAACATAGATTTCAAGGATGTTGATTTAAAAAATGGAAATTTTTTTGGAGTTACATTTAGCGAGGTTAATTTTAAAAATGCAAATTTACAGAAGGTAAATTTTTCAAATGCATATTTAGTAAATTTAGATTTTTCTAATGCTAATCTCAGTAATGCTGATTTATCGGGAGCTGATCTTTCGGGTGCAATATTGTCAAATTCGGATCTATCAGATACTAATCTGATAGGAGCATACTTCAGAGGAACAAATTTAGAAAATGTAATAGTGTCTCCACAAACTAAAACAGATTATTGTTTTAACTCAGATTTTTTCAATAGAGTACTTTGTAAAATTTATAGAATCATTGAAAAATAA
- a CDS encoding MBOAT family protein — MLFTTLEFVLFFVVVLTTISIIKNRQFHHFFLLGVSLFFFYYSSNYLITILIASTLLDFYVGKAIWKTSNVSRKKILLIISLAGNLGLLGFFKYADFAILQFNIMGNYFNLSNEIPLLNLVWPIGISFYTFQTISYSVDIYRGNLTPSKSFWEFALFVSFFPQLVAGPIVRAKDFLPQLREKIENFETGERLRQIIINNSNLKLGTTLMAFGFLKKMFFADNIAPFVNEIFANPVGLDSFAIIMGTIGFGIQIYGDFSGYTDIAIGAALILGFKLPINFNKPYFATSPSDFWRRWHISLSTWVRDYVYYPLVFHRRNSTGVIFFSLILSFFILGIWHGAGWNFILFGILHGLYVSIDTILRKKFPLLRNNKFFKSKIGKIGAILGTQILVFFAWIPFRVSDTNDMLYSMEKFILVDIQINEIIPFVLNHKLPIALISLFIVLHYISYKKPNMIEYFSKLKHLHWTIMIFVILLTIVFFFDGNSEDFIYFRI; from the coding sequence ATGTTATTTACTACACTTGAATTTGTGTTATTTTTTGTTGTGGTTTTAACCACAATAAGTATAATTAAAAATCGTCAGTTTCATCATTTTTTTCTTTTAGGAGTAAGTTTATTTTTCTTTTATTATTCGAGTAACTATCTTATTACTATCTTAATTGCTTCTACATTACTTGACTTTTATGTTGGAAAAGCAATATGGAAAACATCTAATGTTTCAAGAAAGAAAATTCTTCTTATAATTAGCCTAGCAGGAAATCTAGGATTATTAGGATTTTTTAAATATGCTGATTTTGCAATCTTGCAATTTAATATAATGGGTAATTACTTTAATCTGTCTAATGAGATTCCTCTGCTGAATTTAGTATGGCCCATAGGCATCTCATTTTACACATTTCAAACCATAAGCTATTCTGTTGATATTTATCGTGGAAATCTAACACCATCAAAATCATTCTGGGAGTTTGCTTTGTTTGTGTCCTTTTTCCCTCAGCTTGTGGCAGGACCTATTGTCAGGGCAAAAGATTTCCTACCACAATTACGAGAAAAGATTGAAAATTTTGAGACTGGTGAAAGATTACGTCAAATTATCATCAACAATTCAAATCTCAAGTTAGGAACAACTCTGATGGCATTTGGATTTCTCAAAAAGATGTTCTTTGCGGATAACATTGCTCCATTTGTAAATGAAATCTTTGCAAATCCAGTTGGTCTTGATTCATTTGCAATAATTATGGGAACAATAGGATTTGGAATTCAAATCTATGGGGATTTTTCAGGATATACTGACATTGCAATAGGCGCTGCTCTGATTCTAGGATTTAAACTTCCAATAAATTTTAACAAGCCATATTTTGCTACGTCTCCATCTGATTTCTGGAGAAGGTGGCACATATCATTATCTACTTGGGTACGGGATTATGTCTACTACCCACTAGTGTTTCATAGGAGAAATTCTACAGGAGTAATTTTTTTCTCCCTGATTTTGTCTTTTTTTATATTAGGAATATGGCATGGGGCAGGATGGAATTTTATTTTATTTGGGATTTTACATGGACTTTATGTTTCAATAGATACCATATTGCGAAAAAAATTCCCACTTCTTAGAAACAACAAATTCTTCAAATCGAAAATTGGAAAAATCGGTGCTATTTTAGGTACTCAAATTTTAGTATTTTTTGCATGGATACCATTCCGAGTATCCGATACTAATGACATGTTATATTCCATGGAAAAATTTATTCTTGTAGATATTCAAATTAATGAAATTATTCCATTTGTATTGAATCATAAACTTCCAATTGCTTTAATATCATTATTTATAGTTCTACATTATATTTCATATAAAAAACCGAATATGATAGAGTATTTTTCAAAGTTAAAACACCTGCATTGGACAATAATGATTTTTGTAATTTTACTAACCATAGTTTTCTTCTTTGATGGTAATTCTGAAGATTTCATTTATTTCAGAATTTGA
- a CDS encoding glycosyltransferase: MRVLIAADKSRFFDLRQFGNELLRNEIDYKIVDDLEIYDDSISGKKFLRWFKTPKKFTEIINEYKPDFVFTERVSHFSSLVIDSDIPLLIFLRGDYWSESKISKQTLNKTPNKKLEIIIKDQIAKKCFERSTMILPICKHLNDIVKIKYPRKKTKILYQGIESKDWFPTNSSFLKHPCVGLLQNANIWGKTKEMLTLKNVLEELPHVTFYWAGDGPYKDEVLSVLGKYDNFKWLGSLEYPDKVRDFLDEIDIYLLVTGLDMFPHSIQEASLMKKPIIATNIGGISEIIQNDKSGFLVSNNPEEIRKKITILLQEKDKSSEMACSAYHYVKKNFSWEKIAKEFSETLKNLKN; this comes from the coding sequence ATGAGGGTATTAATTGCGGCCGATAAATCTAGGTTTTTTGATCTTAGACAATTTGGCAATGAATTACTCAGAAATGAGATTGATTACAAGATTGTTGATGATCTTGAAATTTATGATGATTCAATTTCTGGAAAGAAGTTTTTAAGATGGTTTAAGACACCGAAAAAGTTTACTGAAATAATCAATGAGTATAAACCAGATTTTGTTTTCACAGAACGTGTAAGTCATTTTTCATCACTTGTCATAGATTCCGATATACCACTTTTGATTTTTTTAAGAGGAGATTATTGGAGTGAAAGTAAGATATCAAAACAAACATTGAATAAAACCCCAAATAAAAAACTAGAAATCATAATAAAGGATCAAATTGCCAAAAAATGTTTTGAAAGATCTACTATGATTCTACCTATTTGTAAGCATTTGAATGATATTGTAAAAATTAAATATCCTAGAAAAAAAACCAAAATTCTTTATCAAGGGATTGAATCAAAAGATTGGTTTCCAACAAATAGCTCTTTTTTAAAACATCCTTGTGTAGGGTTGTTACAAAATGCAAATATTTGGGGTAAAACAAAAGAGATGCTAACTCTGAAAAATGTTTTAGAGGAATTACCTCATGTAACATTTTACTGGGCAGGAGATGGACCATACAAAGATGAAGTGTTATCAGTGTTAGGAAAATATGATAACTTCAAATGGCTTGGATCATTGGAATATCCAGATAAGGTAAGAGATTTTCTAGATGAAATTGATATTTATTTACTAGTAACGGGATTAGATATGTTTCCGCATTCAATTCAAGAAGCATCGCTAATGAAAAAACCAATCATTGCTACAAACATAGGTGGAATTTCTGAAATTATTCAAAATGACAAATCAGGATTTCTAGTTAGTAACAATCCTGAAGAAATTCGAAAGAAAATAACAATACTTTTACAAGAAAAAGATAAATCTTCAGAAATGGCTTGTTCGGCTTATCATTATGTGAAAAAAAATTTTAGTTGGGAAAAGATTGCAAAAGAATTTTCAGAAACGTTAAAAAATTTAAAAAATTAA
- a CDS encoding methyltransferase domain-containing protein: MKMSLIQYLVCPTCRRPTTIKIHKKIKDEIISGKILCTHCNEDFIIKGGIPRFVTDQTKDFVRTEEAFSAKWRTHHKNHQAKDWILFQQKWFLERFGWKTLGNFTKFLKTKNKILDAGTGIGNSAKLLSANPNAQVFALDASESIDFAYKKYGNIKNIHFLQADLRQLPFAKKFFDYVYSDQVLHHTKNTATSFKYLTKFLQKDGHISIYVYNKKAPVREYVDDFIRKKTVKMSISECVEFSKDMAVLGKSLSKLKKKITIPRNIPLLGVKAGTYDVQRFVYWHFLKCFWDENDDFERSVGVNFDWYYPKFAFRHTPNEVKKWFKDTKIRINHFKEIESGISVTGKK, translated from the coding sequence ATGAAAATGTCACTCATCCAATATCTTGTTTGTCCAACTTGCCGTAGACCAACTACGATAAAAATTCATAAAAAAATTAAGGATGAAATTATCTCAGGAAAAATTCTTTGTACTCACTGTAATGAGGATTTTATCATAAAAGGTGGAATTCCCAGATTTGTTACTGATCAAACTAAGGATTTTGTAAGAACTGAAGAAGCTTTTTCTGCAAAATGGAGGACTCACCATAAAAATCATCAAGCAAAAGACTGGATATTATTCCAACAAAAATGGTTTCTGGAAAGATTTGGTTGGAAAACTCTTGGAAATTTTACAAAATTTTTAAAAACAAAAAATAAAATTTTAGATGCCGGTACCGGAATTGGAAACAGCGCAAAACTATTATCTGCAAATCCTAATGCCCAAGTTTTTGCACTTGATGCAAGTGAAAGCATAGATTTTGCGTATAAAAAATATGGAAATATTAAAAATATTCATTTCCTACAGGCTGATCTTAGGCAATTACCTTTTGCAAAAAAGTTTTTTGACTATGTTTATTCAGATCAAGTCTTACATCACACAAAAAACACTGCCACATCATTCAAGTATCTTACCAAATTTCTTCAAAAAGATGGTCATATCTCCATTTATGTTTACAATAAAAAAGCACCTGTAAGGGAATACGTAGATGATTTCATAAGAAAAAAAACTGTTAAAATGTCTATTTCTGAGTGCGTGGAATTTTCAAAAGACATGGCTGTTCTGGGAAAAAGTCTATCAAAACTAAAAAAGAAAATTACTATACCACGTAACATTCCACTCCTTGGAGTCAAGGCTGGAACCTATGATGTACAGAGATTTGTTTACTGGCATTTTTTAAAATGCTTTTGGGATGAAAATGACGATTTTGAAAGAAGTGTTGGTGTGAACTTTGATTGGTATTATCCCAAATTTGCTTTTCGCCACACCCCAAACGAAGTTAAAAAATGGTTTAAAGATACAAAAATTAGAATTAATCACTTTAAAGAAATTGAGAGCGGAATAAGCGTTACAGGAAAAAAATAA
- a CDS encoding glycosyltransferase, with translation MKILIGGASSKFFHLKEFGDELVKHNIEYRLVTDSEIYDGYPSRKFSHWFQTRKKFKNLVADFKPDAVFIDRQRHFGIAVVKENIPLLVHLRGDFWKEMDWASQTLYKSFPKNLALHQWKKIAHECFTNSSLILPICKHLENRVKEYYPQKDTAVFYQGINSARWYQEKGLELKHPCVGLLQGAVIWGKTKEMLTLKNVLEELPHVTFYWAGDGPYKDEVLSVLGKYDNFKWLGSLDYPDKVRQFLTEIDIYALISGIDMSPLTLLEAQLMTKPVIATNVGGIPELMNDSHTGFLINKGSSKDIIDKISIFLNDQKTSMKMGQSGKKFVEEKFSWDKITRDFIDNVKKVI, from the coding sequence TTGAAGATACTTATTGGCGGAGCAAGTTCAAAGTTCTTTCATCTTAAAGAATTTGGAGATGAGTTAGTAAAACACAATATAGAGTATAGACTAGTCACAGATTCTGAAATTTATGATGGTTATCCAAGTAGAAAGTTTTCTCACTGGTTTCAAACAAGAAAAAAATTCAAAAATCTTGTAGCAGATTTTAAACCAGATGCAGTATTTATTGATAGGCAGCGACATTTTGGTATCGCAGTTGTTAAAGAGAACATACCATTGTTGGTACATCTTCGCGGGGATTTTTGGAAGGAGATGGATTGGGCAAGTCAAACATTATACAAGTCGTTCCCAAAGAATCTAGCATTACATCAATGGAAGAAGATTGCACATGAGTGTTTTACAAATTCATCGCTAATTTTACCAATTTGCAAGCATCTTGAGAATAGAGTAAAAGAATACTATCCACAAAAAGATACAGCAGTATTTTATCAAGGGATTAATTCAGCAAGATGGTATCAAGAAAAAGGACTTGAACTAAAGCACCCATGTGTAGGATTACTTCAAGGAGCAGTGATCTGGGGTAAAACAAAAGAGATGCTAACTCTGAAAAATGTTTTAGAGGAATTACCTCATGTAACATTTTACTGGGCAGGAGATGGACCATACAAAGATGAAGTGTTATCAGTGTTAGGAAAATATGATAACTTCAAATGGCTTGGATCATTGGATTATCCAGATAAAGTAAGACAATTTTTAACAGAGATTGATATTTACGCATTAATCAGCGGAATAGACATGTCTCCTTTGACATTATTAGAAGCTCAGCTAATGACAAAACCAGTCATTGCAACCAATGTTGGAGGCATACCAGAGTTGATGAATGATAGTCATACTGGATTTTTAATTAACAAAGGAAGTAGCAAAGACATAATTGATAAAATTTCTATCTTCTTAAACGACCAAAAAACTTCCATGAAAATGGGACAAAGTGGAAAAAAGTTTGTAGAAGAAAAATTTTCTTGGGATAAAATTACGCGTGACTTTATTGATAATGTCAAAAAAGTAATTTAA
- a CDS encoding asparagine synthase — translation MRNSLEISPQSIIEILSLRYDSNHSPKLPKLSWKDFLPSENYSDEQIEKIIKEYLHSTLSNNKEKKISIALSGGIDSTLTLLYLKKFLPDWEITAFSIKFADSTDETIQASKITEHFGVDHKVIFLKNYLEELPKAISIIKQPFWDLHWYYVVKEAQTFSKILASGDGGDELFGGYTFRYKKYLSLINSSSTPIEKSTAYLQCHERDHVPDQESLFGQNIPFSWGKIHTKLSHWFDNSLPELTQVFLADYNGKLLYNFSPINSKINNHFGITSVTPILSPKLTHYACKIHQNKKYDFQNNIGKIPLRNLLKKHGVEHLISNEKLGFSVNTSNLWKSIGHELCKSYLINSNIVKSKLINKEWIQKHIDRDNLDTRYVNKFLGLLALEIWYQLFISKEIDDSITL, via the coding sequence ATAAGGAATTCATTGGAAATATCGCCTCAATCAATCATAGAAATTCTTTCACTTCGTTATGATTCAAACCATTCTCCAAAATTACCAAAACTCTCCTGGAAGGATTTTCTCCCTAGTGAAAATTATTCTGATGAACAAATTGAAAAAATCATCAAAGAGTATTTGCATAGCACATTATCAAATAATAAAGAAAAAAAAATCTCAATTGCTCTTAGTGGTGGTATTGACTCCACCCTGACACTATTGTATCTAAAAAAATTTTTACCGGATTGGGAAATTACTGCATTTTCAATAAAGTTTGCGGATAGTACAGATGAAACTATTCAAGCAAGTAAAATTACTGAACACTTTGGCGTTGATCATAAAGTCATTTTTCTCAAAAATTATCTTGAAGAATTACCAAAAGCTATATCCATCATTAAACAACCCTTTTGGGATTTACATTGGTATTATGTTGTAAAAGAAGCACAAACTTTTTCCAAAATTTTGGCTTCTGGTGATGGAGGAGATGAGTTATTTGGGGGTTATACTTTTAGATATAAAAAATACCTCTCTTTGATTAATTCAAGTTCCACTCCAATTGAAAAAAGTACTGCATATTTACAATGTCATGAAAGAGATCATGTACCAGACCAAGAATCCCTATTTGGTCAAAATATTCCATTTTCATGGGGTAAGATTCACACTAAACTGTCACACTGGTTTGATAACTCACTTCCAGAACTGACGCAGGTATTTTTAGCAGACTATAACGGAAAATTACTTTATAATTTTAGTCCGATAAATAGTAAAATTAACAATCATTTCGGAATAACATCGGTTACTCCTATCTTATCTCCTAAGTTAACCCATTATGCCTGTAAAATACATCAAAACAAAAAATATGATTTCCAAAACAATATTGGAAAAATCCCACTGAGAAATTTACTAAAAAAACATGGAGTTGAACATCTAATCTCTAATGAAAAACTGGGATTCTCAGTCAATACCTCCAATCTTTGGAAATCTATTGGACATGAATTATGCAAATCCTATCTCATTAATTCAAACATTGTTAAATCAAAATTGATTAACAAAGAATGGATTCAAAAACATATTGATCGGGACAATTTAGATACGCGATACGTGAATAAATTTTTAGGATTACTAGCTTTAGAAATTTGGTATCAGTTATTTATCAGCAAAGAAATTGATGATTCAATAACACTATGA
- a CDS encoding nucleotide sugar dehydrogenase, which yields MSENNNKILNLEINEIIKKINEDKITVCVIGIGRIGLPTALSFAKSGLMTVGVDINSELIDKINSGIYPLKDEPEYDVIFENVTKNKKFQATNDIERAVPASDVILLSLPTPMDETNVPDYSALRIVGKQLNKLLADGTLVIVESTIEPGFIENELIKIIEGDDNRLKVGVNFSIGVCPETANPGEIAIDFSKLPRLVGAINEKTQRIIIELYKHVFPVDLIPMPNCKTANAVKLTTNVFRDINIAFINELALLFEKLGIDTMTVLEAAKTKYNFQVHYPGAGVGGPCLPVNSYQLLNSSTAAGLNELSIVKAGRKINEKMPFHVVDLITQAFSDANIGLKESSILILGVSYKPNVKDLQLSPAKIVIDELKKKGAKIKIYDPYFSNSTVYDIMVENNFAEILSDIDCLVLLTAHNEFLNIDPGFLKSRMKNPLLIDSRGVFEPKEVEKVGLIFKGVGRG from the coding sequence ATGTCTGAAAATAATAACAAAATCCTGAATTTGGAGATAAACGAAATAATAAAAAAAATCAATGAAGATAAAATCACAGTATGTGTTATCGGTATTGGTAGGATTGGATTACCCACTGCGCTATCATTTGCAAAATCTGGTTTAATGACTGTTGGAGTGGATATTAACTCTGAGTTAATCGATAAAATAAATTCAGGCATCTACCCATTAAAAGATGAACCTGAATATGACGTAATTTTTGAAAATGTAACAAAAAATAAAAAATTTCAAGCTACAAATGATATTGAGAGAGCTGTTCCTGCCTCTGATGTAATTCTTCTCTCATTACCCACTCCCATGGATGAAACTAATGTTCCTGATTATTCTGCATTGAGAATTGTTGGAAAACAACTTAACAAATTATTGGCTGATGGCACTCTAGTAATAGTAGAAAGCACCATTGAACCTGGTTTTATTGAAAATGAATTAATCAAAATAATTGAAGGAGATGATAATCGATTGAAGGTAGGAGTAAATTTTTCTATCGGCGTATGTCCTGAAACAGCCAATCCAGGAGAGATTGCAATAGATTTTTCGAAATTACCTAGATTGGTTGGTGCAATTAATGAGAAAACTCAGCGCATAATTATAGAATTATACAAACATGTTTTTCCCGTAGATTTGATTCCAATGCCCAATTGCAAAACAGCTAATGCTGTAAAACTTACCACAAATGTTTTTAGGGATATTAATATTGCATTCATAAATGAATTAGCATTACTCTTTGAAAAACTCGGAATAGATACAATGACAGTGTTAGAGGCTGCTAAAACAAAATATAATTTTCAAGTGCATTATCCTGGAGCTGGTGTAGGGGGTCCATGCCTCCCAGTAAATTCATACCAATTACTGAATTCTTCGACAGCTGCAGGCCTAAATGAACTTAGTATTGTTAAAGCTGGAAGAAAAATTAATGAAAAAATGCCATTTCACGTGGTAGATTTGATAACACAAGCATTCTCAGATGCAAACATTGGATTAAAGGAAAGCTCTATTCTAATTCTAGGAGTTTCGTATAAACCCAATGTAAAAGATCTTCAACTATCTCCTGCAAAAATTGTTATTGATGAATTAAAGAAAAAAGGAGCAAAAATCAAGATTTACGATCCATATTTTTCAAATTCTACTGTATATGATATTATGGTGGAAAATAATTTTGCAGAAATTCTTTCCGATATTGATTGTTTAGTCTTACTTACAGCTCATAATGAATTTCTAAACATTGATCCTGGCTTTTTGAAATCAAGAATGAAAAATCCTTTACTGATTGATTCTAGAGGTGTTTTTGAACCAAAAGAAGTCGAAAAAGTTGGTTTAATCTTCAAAGGAGTAGGTAGAGGATAA
- a CDS encoding SDR family NAD(P)-dependent oxidoreductase, producing the protein MRFVVTGGAGFIGSHIVKNLLKSGHEVSVIDNMHTGRKENISSILDNINFYEYDIRDYEKIESVLSSCDGIFHEAALTVVQESFIKQKDYHEVNVVGTRNIFEISKKYDLKVIFASSSSIYGNALKIPINEDAPRMPINPYGQTKLDDEKLAQQFNIDGGKIIGLRYFNVFGKGQTGSYAGVITKFMNNLNEKLDLVINGDGTQVRDFVHVEDVAKANLLAMESSISKGFFNIGTGVKTSITELAKMMIDIWNSSSGIKFAKALEGDVKISQADIKLTQKTLGWKYNMSLREGLKNLKKQG; encoded by the coding sequence ATGAGATTTGTTGTTACAGGAGGAGCGGGTTTTATCGGAAGTCATATCGTTAAAAATTTGCTCAAAAGTGGTCATGAAGTATCTGTTATTGATAACATGCATACAGGAAGAAAGGAAAATATCAGTTCAATTCTTGATAACATAAATTTTTACGAATATGACATAAGAGATTATGAAAAAATTGAATCGGTCTTGAGTAGCTGTGACGGGATTTTTCATGAAGCTGCTTTAACAGTTGTACAGGAATCTTTCATAAAACAGAAAGATTATCATGAGGTAAATGTTGTTGGTACAAGAAATATTTTTGAAATTTCAAAAAAATATGATTTAAAAGTGATCTTTGCTTCTAGTTCAAGCATATATGGTAATGCATTAAAAATTCCAATAAATGAAGATGCTCCACGTATGCCAATTAATCCATATGGACAAACAAAATTGGATGATGAAAAACTTGCTCAACAATTCAATATTGATGGAGGAAAAATCATTGGATTAAGATACTTTAATGTTTTTGGTAAGGGACAAACTGGTTCATATGCAGGCGTCATCACTAAATTCATGAACAATCTAAATGAAAAATTAGATCTTGTAATTAATGGAGATGGAACTCAAGTCAGAGATTTTGTTCATGTAGAAGATGTTGCAAAAGCAAATCTATTAGCTATGGAGAGTAGTATTAGCAAAGGATTCTTTAACATTGGTACTGGTGTAAAAACTTCAATTACTGAATTGGCAAAAATGATGATTGATATTTGGAATTCATCTTCAGGGATAAAATTTGCCAAAGCCCTAGAAGGAGATGTAAAAATTAGTCAAGCAGATATTAAATTGACTCAAAAAACCCTAGGTTGGAAATATAACATGAGCTTAAGAGAAGGATTAAAAAATCTCAAAAAGCAAGGTTAG
- a CDS encoding glycosyltransferase, whose amino-acid sequence MKILYIAPTYKGGIGGHAKRVAEKLRENDIEVDLMDVPHIPIKKLKNPSFTLFGTLKAKFAKEKYDIVHAWNIPSAFVMKQVNARKKVLSVHGVYSEQVSMIHSSPTGTLAKIGEKKALALADVLTTDSKTVQHSYREKLKINFEYLPAPLDTKKFDDIPKASQKLNQIIYIGRDSYEKGIDILKEIEPKINADVVYCTNVSWNEAMTQLCKSRMLVIPSRIESIPQVIKEAFFLKIPVVSTEVGGVPEIIENSKTGILVPPNSPTKLLEAINDLLKNQDKANFFSDHAYEYIIKNFTWDVLLDKYLNFYKNLLKN is encoded by the coding sequence ATGAAAATCCTGTATATTGCTCCTACCTACAAGGGTGGAATTGGAGGACATGCAAAAAGAGTTGCTGAGAAATTACGTGAAAATGATATTGAAGTAGATCTAATGGATGTACCACATATACCAATAAAAAAACTGAAGAATCCATCATTTACATTATTTGGTACACTAAAAGCAAAATTTGCCAAAGAAAAATACGATATAGTTCATGCGTGGAATATTCCTTCTGCATTTGTTATGAAACAAGTTAATGCCAGGAAAAAAGTTCTTTCGGTACATGGAGTTTACTCTGAACAAGTTTCCATGATACACTCATCACCCACTGGCACATTGGCAAAAATAGGAGAAAAAAAAGCACTTGCATTGGCAGATGTATTAACTACCGACTCCAAAACTGTACAACATTCATATCGAGAAAAATTAAAAATTAACTTTGAATATCTTCCAGCCCCATTAGATACAAAAAAATTCGATGATATACCAAAGGCATCACAGAAATTAAATCAAATTATCTATATTGGCAGAGACAGCTATGAAAAAGGAATTGATATCTTAAAAGAGATCGAACCAAAAATTAATGCTGATGTTGTATATTGTACAAACGTCTCTTGGAACGAGGCTATGACACAACTCTGCAAATCCAGAATGTTGGTCATTCCTTCTAGAATAGAAAGTATTCCTCAGGTAATCAAAGAAGCCTTTTTTTTAAAAATTCCTGTAGTAAGTACTGAAGTAGGAGGTGTTCCAGAAATTATTGAGAATTCCAAAACTGGAATCTTAGTACCGCCCAATTCACCAACAAAATTACTTGAAGCAATAAACGATCTCTTAAAAAATCAGGATAAGGCAAACTTCTTTTCAGATCATGCATATGAGTATATCATCAAGAATTTTACTTGGGATGTACTGTTGGACAAATATCTTAATTTTTACAAAAATCTTTTGAAAAACTAA